The following coding sequences lie in one Kribbella sp. NBC_00709 genomic window:
- a CDS encoding CPBP family intramembrane glutamic endopeptidase, giving the protein MTAPTPGTPYQRLLRNPDAPNGYVVLGALTILVGWMFASLIIIGTQQAIRKDPDGTISWLGLLATNLSLIVLIPLSMLIARKLNRQAPGLLSSVAGRLRWRPMLWFGGAALVLELIMLAVIQFGGIQLATGERHGGGAAPDAIAVIAVTLLTSTFQAAGEEYYFRGYLLQAMGALVRSTAIVVVVTSLLFTAAHGIWPWQSPALFVDRLAFGLVAAVLVVRTGGLEASISAHAANNVVTFIFAALTNTVGASLGVKDAPWSLVTVDVVKFVAFGAIALVIARRLGLTADTSKSLV; this is encoded by the coding sequence ATGACAGCACCGACTCCCGGTACGCCGTACCAGCGGCTGCTGCGCAATCCCGATGCCCCGAACGGGTACGTCGTCCTCGGTGCGCTGACGATCCTGGTCGGCTGGATGTTCGCCAGCCTGATCATCATCGGCACCCAGCAGGCGATCCGGAAGGATCCCGACGGGACGATCTCCTGGCTCGGCCTGCTGGCCACGAACCTGTCGCTGATCGTGCTGATCCCGCTCAGCATGCTGATCGCACGCAAGCTCAACCGGCAGGCGCCCGGGCTGCTGTCGTCGGTCGCCGGCCGGCTGCGGTGGCGGCCGATGCTGTGGTTCGGTGGCGCCGCCCTCGTGCTCGAGCTGATCATGCTCGCGGTGATCCAGTTCGGTGGGATCCAGCTCGCCACCGGTGAGCGGCACGGCGGTGGCGCCGCGCCGGACGCGATCGCCGTCATCGCGGTCACACTGCTCACGTCGACGTTCCAGGCCGCGGGGGAGGAGTACTACTTCCGCGGGTACCTGCTGCAGGCGATGGGCGCGCTGGTTCGCAGTACGGCGATCGTGGTCGTGGTGACGTCGCTGCTGTTCACGGCCGCCCACGGGATCTGGCCGTGGCAGAGCCCGGCCCTGTTCGTGGACCGGCTCGCGTTCGGTCTGGTCGCGGCGGTCCTCGTCGTACGAACGGGTGGTCTGGAGGCGTCGATCTCGGCGCACGCGGCCAACAACGTGGTGACGTTCATCTTCGCGGCACTGACCAACACCGTCGGTGCGAGTCTTGGCGTGAAGGACGCGCCGTGGTCGCTGGTGACGGTCGACGTGGTGAAGTTCGTGGCCTTCGGCGCGATCGCGCTGGTGATCGCGCGCCGGCTCGGCCTGACCGCGGACACCAGCAAGAGTCTGGTGTGA